Below is a window of 'Nostoc azollae' 0708 DNA.
TGTATGGGACGAGGGGAAGTAAATGCACCTTTATTACTTGCTGTTCCTGCTCTGAGTGTGTTACATAAGCCATCAGGAGCTAGTTTATAAAAACGGCTGATTGGTTCGATTTTTCCATAGGGAGTTAATGCAAATCTTTCGATGGATTCGGGATTATGTTTTGTTCTTAAACTGGATGTTAGAATGTTATGATTAAACTTACGCTGATAGGAATAATTATTTTTGGATAGGCTAGGATGACGCATTTTTTTCCCGTAATTACTAGGTTTTCCAAAATCAGTTACTACCCAATCCTGTTGATATAATTCTGGATAATTTTCTATTTCCGGTAGGTCTTGAATAGCTTGCAAAACTGTAGGTGTTGATGGTAATTTTGATAGTGCAATTGTGGTGCAAGCTATAGAGTTATTAGATTTGGCAGGATGGGTAATTTTATCTGGATGATTTGGTAATTTTAAATCTTGACGACAACCTAATAAAAATAATCTTTCTCGATTTTGTGGTACTCCATAATTAGCAGCATTTAATAATTGATAATTTCGATTTACTTTATAACCATTATTTTCAAACTTATCAATTATTTCCGTAGTAAATTCTTTGTGTTTACCTACGGTCATTCCTTTAACATTTTCCAAAACAAAAAAATTAGGTTGTAGTTCCAAAACCAACCTAATAAAATGGAAACCTAGAGTATTTCTAGGGTCATCGATAGAACGTTTACCAATTAATGAAAAGCCTTGACATGGTGGACCGCCAAACACTACATCAATTTCTTGATTACCAATGTCAGAACTATTTCTAATTTCTGACCCTGTTGTTTCTTCTACACTTTTACATAAGACTTTCCAAAAGGGAAAGTTAAATTTATGAATTGCACAATGAATTGGGTCTAGTTCTACAGATACAAGTACATCAAAACCTGCTTGTTCAAAGCCAAGGGTCATACCTCCTGCACCTGCAAATAAGTCAACTGCAATTGGCCGTTGTCTAAACATTTTATCTGTAACCTGTTATTATCTGCAACCTGTCATCTGTAATCTATCACCTATATTTTCATTTCTAAAATTTCTTTTGCAGCGCGATCACACACTCCTAATTCCCCCAAATATTCCCGCATTTCTTGATAACCTTCTAAAGTTTTTTGTTTCTTTTCATGATTTAATAATAATTCCATTGCAGCTTGAGTAATATTCTCTGCTGTGGCTTGTTCTTGTAGCAATTCTGGGACAATTTCCCGCATCACAACTAAATTCACTGGTGAAGCGAAGGGAATAGAACCTTTAAGAATATTACGCCCTACCCAAGCAGTAAAAGGACTAAGACGATAAACAACTACTTGCGGTACATTTAACAGAGCTAATTCTAAATTTACAGTCCCAGATTTGGTAATTGCAAAATCAACAGCTGCAAAAACTTCTTGTTTTTGATCTGATACAATTGTTGCTTGTAAAGCATAATGTTGAATACCTTTTTCAATTCTATCTCTAAATATTTCCAAAGATAGAGGAATCCAAAAATGTACTTCTGGTAATTTAGATTGTAGGTTTTGAGCAGCTTGAAAAATTACTGGTAATAGATATTTTAATTCCTGATGACGAGAAGCGGTTAAAAGAGCGATCGCAATTTTTTCTGGTTTAATTCCTAAACTTGTCCGCGCTGCTTCTCGAGTCGGCGCATTGGCCACCTTATCAACTAAAGGATGACCAACCCAATGAACTCTAGCCCCCTTCTCCTGATAATAACGAGCTTCTTCAGGAAAAATCGCCAATAACTTATCCGTAAAGCTAACTATGCGTTTTGTTCTCTCGAAACTCAGCGACCAAACCCACTCTTGGGGAGCGATGTAATACACCACAGGCACATTAGGAAAATGTTCATGCATATAACTACCAATCCCGATATTAGGGGTCATGTAGTCAATTAGCACTATTAAGTCAGGGGGATTTTGTTTCAAGTAAGCGATTGCTCGTCGTTGTACCTGTATAGTAGGTATAAAATACGGTAAAGCCTCAATTATTCCCATCGAACCAATACCGCTGGTGTCACCCAAAATAGTTGCCCCAGCTGCGGCCATTTTATCCCCACCCAAAGCCACAATCTCTAATTGTAACCCCCTCGTCATAACCTGACGCTGAAGCGCCGTAATTAACAGCGCCCCCTGCAAATCTCCAGAAACTTCCCCAGTGCTGATAAATATCCGCATTTGAATTTTAGATTTTAGATTTTAAAGTTTGGTTTTTCTGCTTCCTTCTTGTATTCACTTTTATGGAATCCAATGAATGAATGATGAATTTAGGAGTGATTCATCCATCATTCATCACTGATAAATCACGACTCATCTCTTGTGCCTTTTCTCGCCTTTCCAGGAATCAAACCGCGTCTTCCTGGCATTTGTGAATGCCGTAAGAAACGGTGTAGGTGTTCCAATTGTTCCGTATCTCCCAACATTTCTAACTCGACCAAAGCATCTTTAAAAAGCAAATTAGAACGGTAGAGAATACGAAAAGCTTTTTTCAGAAGTTCGAATTCTTTAGCAGACATTCCTGAGCGTTTTATTCCCACCAAGTTGAGCGATCGCACCCGTGACGGATTACCCTCAACTAACATATAAGGCGCTACATCTCGATCAATGCGAGTCATCCCGCCCACCATGGACATACCACCAATATGTACAAATTGATGCACACCTAAAACGCCACTTAATCTAGCTCTTGACTCAATGTGAACATGACCCGCTAAAGCCACAGAATTAGCAATCACCACCGAGTCTTCAATCACGCAATTATGACCTATATGAACATAAGCCATAAATAAATTACCATTACCGATTACCGTCGCTTCCCCTCTACCAGTAGCACGGTTAATAGTCACATATTCACGAATTGAATTATTGTCGCCAACTTTCACCCAAGTTGGTTCTCCTACATACTTCAGGTCTTGGGGTTCCATACCGATGGCAGCACCAGGAAAAATATGATTTCGCGCTCCTATATCACATGGACCTTCTAGAACAGTATGAGAGCCAATAACAGTTTCCTGTCCGACTTTGACATTCGCTCCAATCACAGCATAAGCACCGACTTGCACCGTTGAGTGGAGTTCCGAATTTGGATGTATTACAGCAGTTGGATGAATAAGTGTCTTCAAGGGTGACTCTCCAGAACTGAGTTCAGTGAAAAAAAGTGTCGGGCAAAACAAGCTATGTGTGAGGATGACGAAAATCCAGATATCAGTAAATACGCTTGTGGTTTTTTATTACTACTGTTATCCTCCCTTATAATTGGCTGAGGGCATTTCACGGCTATGCCCAGAACAGCAAAGCAGAATTTTAGCTAACCAAAGAAAACATCAATTCTCCTTCAGCAGCTATTTGTCCATCAACTTCGGCTCGACCCTGCATTTTACCGAAACGACGCTGTTTAACCCATAACAGTTCCACGGTCATAACCAGCTGATCACCAGGTGTTACTTGACGGCGAAAACGGACTTTATCAATACCTGCAAATACAAACAGTCCTCTGGGGCTATCAGACATTTGGGTCATGACCACCCCACCGACTTGCGCCATGGCTTCCACAATGAGTACACCAGGCATTAATGCACCTCCGGGAAAATGACCTTGAAAGTGGGGTTCATTAAAGGTGACATTTTTCACACCCACAGCCATTTTTCCTGGTACATAGTCAATAATTTTATCTACCAGTAAAAAGGGATAACGGTGCGGTAGTAATTGTTGAATCTCTTCCACAGAGTAGGTTGTTTTAATTGTCAGTGTATTGGTTTCCTGATGATCTCCTTCAGATGTAGTCATGTCGGTAGAGTTAGCTTGGGTGAGAGTTGACATGGGTAATTTGTAATGAGTAATTTGTAGTTCTTAATTACTAATTCCTTCTTGCTTGGATTAGTAACCAGAGTCAAAACTAAGAGACAGAATTAAATTCTAAAATGATTCTAAAATTTTCTGTGCTAGTTGAATATGCAGATTATGACTGGCTTTGTATGCCAAGAAATGAGCAAGGGGAAATTTGCCCAGTAAGCTAATATCTCCTACTAAATCCAGGATTTTATGGCGTACTGGTTCATTTGCAAATCTCAATGGTGGATTTACCCAACCATCAGAACCACAAACCAGGGCATTATCCAAGGTGCCACCTTTGATTAATCCTGATTTTTGTAGATATTCAATTTGATGTAATAAACCAAAAGTACGAGCCGGGGCAATTTCTGTAATAAAGGTATTTTCTAGATTAGTAGATAATGACCAACTGTGCCATTGATTACCAATAGCTGGTAAATCAAAATCAATCCCATAGCTAAAACGGGTTTCTGGCGCAGGTATGGCGTATATAAAAGCATCCCCCTGATGCACCCAAAGCGGTTCTTTAATAAATATCGGTGATTGTTTGTCACAGACTGGTTGTAATACTAAGCCCACTGCGGCAATGCTATCAGTCCAAACCTGAGCTGAACCATCCAAAAGCGGCACTTCTGAACCATCAATTTCAATGCGAGCATTATCTACACCCATAGCAGACAAAGCTGCCAATAAATGTTCTACTGTGCGGACATAAACCTCCTCTGTACCCAACTGAGTAGAAAGAAGAGTCTGATTAACAGCAGCAACTGTGGCGGGAATAATAGGAGAATTAGGCAAATCCACCCGCACAAAATAGCGATCACTTCCCGGTTCTGCTGGTAGTATCCTCAAACTGCTACTCACACCACTATGCAGCCCCACACCCTTTTGGATAACTTCCGCAGCTA
It encodes the following:
- the fabZ gene encoding 3-hydroxyacyl-ACP dehydratase FabZ, with the translated sequence MSTLTQANSTDMTTSEGDHQETNTLTIKTTYSVEEIQQLLPHRYPFLLVDKIIDYVPGKMAVGVKNVTFNEPHFQGHFPGGALMPGVLIVEAMAQVGGVVMTQMSDSPRGLFVFAGIDKVRFRRQVTPGDQLVMTVELLWVKQRRFGKMQGRAEVDGQIAAEGELMFSLVS
- the lpxB gene encoding lipid-A-disaccharide synthase, coding for MRIFISTGEVSGDLQGALLITALQRQVMTRGLQLEIVALGGDKMAAAGATILGDTSGIGSMGIIEALPYFIPTIQVQRRAIAYLKQNPPDLIVLIDYMTPNIGIGSYMHEHFPNVPVVYYIAPQEWVWSLSFERTKRIVSFTDKLLAIFPEEARYYQEKGARVHWVGHPLVDKVANAPTREAARTSLGIKPEKIAIALLTASRHQELKYLLPVIFQAAQNLQSKLPEVHFWIPLSLEIFRDRIEKGIQHYALQATIVSDQKQEVFAAVDFAITKSGTVNLELALLNVPQVVVYRLSPFTAWVGRNILKGSIPFASPVNLVVMREIVPELLQEQATAENITQAAMELLLNHEKKQKTLEGYQEMREYLGELGVCDRAAKEILEMKI
- the lpxC gene encoding UDP-3-O-acyl-N-acetylglucosamine deacetylase, with amino-acid sequence MHQHTLAAEVIQKGVGLHSGVSSSLRILPAEPGSDRYFVRVDLPNSPIIPATVAAVNQTLLSTQLGTEEVYVRTVEHLLAALSAMGVDNARIEIDGSEVPLLDGSAQVWTDSIAAVGLVLQPVCDKQSPIFIKEPLWVHQGDAFIYAIPAPETRFSYGIDFDLPAIGNQWHSWSLSTNLENTFITEIAPARTFGLLHQIEYLQKSGLIKGGTLDNALVCGSDGWVNPPLRFANEPVRHKILDLVGDISLLGKFPLAHFLAYKASHNLHIQLAQKILESF
- the lpxA gene encoding acyl-ACP--UDP-N-acetylglucosamine O-acyltransferase; its protein translation is MKTLIHPTAVIHPNSELHSTVQVGAYAVIGANVKVGQETVIGSHTVLEGPCDIGARNHIFPGAAIGMEPQDLKYVGEPTWVKVGDNNSIREYVTINRATGRGEATVIGNGNLFMAYVHIGHNCVIEDSVVIANSVALAGHVHIESRARLSGVLGVHQFVHIGGMSMVGGMTRIDRDVAPYMLVEGNPSRVRSLNLVGIKRSGMSAKEFELLKKAFRILYRSNLLFKDALVELEMLGDTEQLEHLHRFLRHSQMPGRRGLIPGKARKGTRDES
- a CDS encoding DNA cytosine methyltransferase; translation: MFRQRPIAVDLFAGAGGMTLGFEQAGFDVLVSVELDPIHCAIHKFNFPFWKVLCKSVEETTGSEIRNSSDIGNQEIDVVFGGPPCQGFSLIGKRSIDDPRNTLGFHFIRLVLELQPNFFVLENVKGMTVGKHKEFTTEIIDKFENNGYKVNRNYQLLNAANYGVPQNRERLFLLGCRQDLKLPNHPDKITHPAKSNNSIACTTIALSKLPSTPTVLQAIQDLPEIENYPELYQQDWVVTDFGKPSNYGKKMRHPSLSKNNYSYQRKFNHNILTSSLRTKHNPESIERFALTPYGKIEPISRFYKLAPDGLCNTLRAGTASNKGAFTSPRPIHPFKPRCITVREAARLHSYPDWFRFHPTKWHGFRQIGNSVPPLLAQAVASEIIKVLGIKSSQLKFGKDLKDLGETRLLTFDMSEAAKYFDVNPDVIEPRIRKK